The Gossypium hirsutum isolate 1008001.06 chromosome D03, Gossypium_hirsutum_v2.1, whole genome shotgun sequence genomic interval ctaatgctcaggtctttagcggtgtttttagcGGCGGTTGgataacaaacgccgctaaagatcgatcaTTAGCGGCGACTCAtggaaaacgccactaaaaataagcattagcggcgttttccagaaagcgccgcaaaataccTAAGCCCAACGGCGCCGTTTTCGGAGCTTTCGGGGATTTTGCggtgtttttaagaaagcgccgctaatgttcagggctttagcggcgtttttgagaaagcgccacaaaaaaatcTAAGCCTAACGACGCTGTCTTCTGAGCTTTTGGGGATTTAGTAGCGTTTTTaggtaagcgccgctaatgctcaggtctttagcggcgtttttgggaaagcgccacaaaaatacctaagcccaacgacgccgttttctgagctttcggggatttagtggcatttttaagtaagcgccgctaatgctcagggatttaaaataatttaaaatatttgttaaaaatagaaaaattaatatactattatttaaaataattttaaagctttttggatacattactgatttttttagtttatatattaaataatttcttatttaatcgtaaaagagatagtattaattttaaaatattgaattaattactatttaatttgtttatttatattaattaaaattcaatttaattttaaatgaatatttgttaaaatggattaatttgaaataatgacacgtagaaataaattgaaataaaaaacatagaaaaatatttgttaaaaataatttaattatcattatagtttagggtttaataaatatggtttagggtatatatatggttaatttaggatttaagatcggtttaggagttacaattttaagttttatagattatagaattagggattatggattagggattctggtttaagggttaatgtgatttaaggtttatgggttaagggttaggggttaggggttaggttaggggttagatgttaagagttagggatttagggtttataaaTTCGGTGTTaggttagagtttagggtttagattaattagtgtattttaattatatattaaataaggtttaggggttaggggttaggggttaagggttagggattCAGGATTgggttatggtttagggtttagattaattactattttttaatttatatattaaataaagtttaggggttagggatttggggtcaggtttaggatttagggtttagattaattagtgctttttaatttacatattaaataaagtttaggggttagggttagggatttggggtcaggttagggtttaagatttGGATTAATTAgtactttttaatttatatattaaataagttctttatataattgtaaaagagataataataaattgtaaagattactaatttaaaattgatatgcaatatataataatttgaatataataatttaaaattgtaaaaattgtaaaaaattgtaaaaattataaaaaataaaaataaaattaaaaaattaaaaagaaataaaaacactaaaatttttataaatactacttaaaaaactaaaattgataattttatctaatttttataaatattacctaAACAAAACTATGCATTAAAATTTGCCAAAATGGCACCGTTTCAATAGAAAATTTAATGTACTAGTGGCGTTTTtgttaaaaacgccacaaaatattCTTAATAATGAAGACAAAACAGTGCAGTTTTTGGCTGCGAATTTAATGGGTTTTGCGGCGCTAaggtaaaaacgccgctaaaggtggtCATTAGCGGCGCTAAGGAAAAAACGCCGCAAAGTTCTGTTCTCAGTTTTCATAAAATGGTGTCATTTTGCCTGGGCATTAGTGGCGCTactaaaaaacgccgcaaaaaattcttaataatgaAGACAAAACGGTGCAATTTTTGGCTGTGAATTTAATGGGTTTTACGGCTCTAagggaaaaacgccgctaaaggtggtCATTAGCGGCGCTAAGGAAAAAACGCCGCAAAGTTTTGTTCTCAGTTTTCGTAAAATGGTGTCGTTTTGGCTGGGCATTAGTGGCGCTactaaaaaacgccacaaaaaattcttaataatgaAGACAAAACGATGCAGTTTTTGGCTGTGACTTTAATGGGTTTTGCGGCGCTAAgggaaaaatgccgctaaaggtggTCATTAGCGGCGCTAAGGAAAAAACGCCGCAAAGTTTTGTTCTCAGTTTTCGTAAAACAGTGTCGTTTTGGCTGGGCATTAGTGGCGCTACTAAAAAACACCGAAAAATGTTCTTAATAATAAAGACAAAACGATGCAATTTTTGGCTACGAATTTAATGGGTTTTGCGGCACTAaggtaaaaacgccgctaaatatgGTCATTAGCGGCGCTAAGGAACAAACACCACAAAGTTCTGTTCTCagtttatatatctatatataagaGAGTACTGAAAAATTAGTAGCGGGAAAGTGAGTATCGAAAAGAAAGAATGGGAGggagaaattaaaatgttttaaactgtaataattttctgttctttttttcttctccatctctctctctctctctctctctctctttttactGTTGATTTACAAAATCTTCTTCCGTTGCTAATTTCTTTGTCTAGGGTTTTGGTCTGTTCgttagttttttttattctttttagacTCAAATTCTTCGAAATTATGAGGAGAaatgtaaagaaagaaaaacaaacaaataagggTGATGCATCTGCTGAACCGGTTCGAACCAAGGTGGCGGGAGTGGCCCGAGATGAGTCGGCGAATGTTGAGTCGAATCAACCGAATCGAGAAGAGGATGCGACAGATAGGAGGGTTCTTCGCTCCAAATACCTTGCCGTGATGACCAAAATAAgcggttattattatttttcttcttcttcttttcctgaAAGGATATTAATCTCATTtcactagtttttttttaattttctttccagATTTGAGCTAAATTATTGctttttctaacttgaatttttgGCGGTGCAGATGCAAGGGAAGAAATATCGAACGCGGAttctaataaatttaacataatcaTTAATGAAGTCGACAACTTACATCAACAAGGTTTCCCTTTGCTTTTCCTTTAAGTTTTAGAGAATTTGTTTTCATTTACTTGTTACGTCTCATTTTGTTGTTCTTGAATAGCTTTTTAAATATTCAACATTTTCATAAATTATCACATTTCTTTTAACTTCTTAAAGGAAGTCCGTTAAGCGTTAATTAGTTGAATTTGTTTGAGATTTTCTAGGTTTTAGTTTAATTAACTTAGTAGCCTTTGTTCATTTCTTTTTTATGtggaaaatttgaaagaatttaatcTACAAAGGTGTTGCAGATAGACTCACATTGGtcataaagaaatatatatttattattgtaattaattTTGGTGCTTCTCTTTTTCGTGCTTGTAGTTTCGAAGCCACGTGAACAAGTAGCCGATGCGGAGGCATTGTTAGGCTTAGCCAATACATTGGCAACTTCTGTTAAGTCCATCTCTTGTGAAGGAATCAGCCTAGCAGACTTATTTACAGTGTGGCAAAAAAACTCCAATCTTTATTCATAAATAACTTTCTTTGTTTactttgctcttttttttttactttctctctctctcattgTGTCTCTTTGTCAAATCTAAGAATATAATGCTAAGAAACTCATTTGGAGAGAGAAagaaccaaaaaaacaaaaatcacagaAGAGTTTGTAAGAGATAGCAGAGCAATAGGGTAACTTTGAACAAGATGCGGCTGAAGATTTACTATCACAGCTGCTGATCATCAAAATCCCATTTCCcggtttttttttgtgttttgggtATGTTTTTTTATCCCAACTTTTGTTAAAAACTTGTTCTTTTGCTGTTTTCTTAATTACCCATTTGCTTAAAGttcatgtttttgttttttctttcttgcagtttgcttaaattttatgtttttttgttgAAAAAGATAGCTATTTTTCCAGATTTTGTTCCTTTTTGCAAGTATTTGATGTTGGTTTTTGGGAAGAATACTTAAATTATTTCCCATTTTTGTTCGTATGGttcatttcttcttccttttttgagACCACTCTTAAATAGAAGTTCATGATCCTTTCCCAaatagaaccaaaaaaaaaaaaaaacaaaacagggTCATGATCCTGATGTGCAGTGTTTAATGTTGTGTGGTTCAATGTATATTGTTTGGTACCATAAGCTTAGCACTCATAATTTGCATTGTGTCTGTCTACTCTTTTAACAACCATTGTTGACAAAGAGTTGTTGTTGTGCTCAACAGGTTGATGAAACTGGTGCTGAAGAGCAAACTGATACTGACAGGAATATGGCAGTGATGTTtgaaattttaaggagaaagagACAAGTGAAACTTGAAAGTTTTATCTTGAATAGAAGTTCATTTGCACAGACTGTGgagaatttattttctctttcattCTTAGTTAAAGATGGAAGAGTCGAAATAGTGGTGCATGGATCTGGTTCTCATATTGTCTGTAAGTATATATCAAGACAATCGACAGACAATTCACTTAGCATTATACCTTGATAATGCAATTGTCTCATTTACTGTTTTCTTTCAGCACCTAAAAATGCCCCTGCTGCCTCGTCCATAGCAAGTGGTGAGGCTGCTTACAGCCATTTTGTGTTCAGATTCGACTTTAAGGACTGGAAGGTATGGAATGTGCTATCATCATATATAATCCCAATATTGCAAGAACTATTGAGTATTATGTTCAGTcaatattcttaataataaagCAGTCTTAGCGATTGTTGAATTGCCTAAAGTAGTATGGATACAATTGTGAGTCTATCTGCAATGCTTATTGCCATTTTAGAAAAAAAGGACCAATCTGTTATTCATTTCTAGAAGGTGGATTAtaagaaatttttaaaagttaggtcagtttctgtttttaatttggtcgtttaaatttgaaattttacaatttaatcatctAATTTTACAATatcattaactaatttaaatagttaataccGTTAAATGAGAATAATATTTCGATTTTAATCGTATTTTTGACTTTCGCAATTAAATGAGAATAATATTTCGattttattttcattagaaatTATAATTCGACAACTCAACGAAACAATTATTTTAGTCTCATATTTCAATTATTTCTAttactttgaaatattttttCCATTACAAGATCATTTGCACCATTTTTGTGGGATATATTGCATGTCTGCAAATGCCTTGTCTTTCAATTTGTCATTCTGCTATAATTCATGCCTTGTCTTTTAATCGCTATAATTCATGCCATGTCTGCAAATGACTATGGCTTGTTGCCTTGTTGCATTGTAGGCCCGAATGACTATGGCTCTAATATTTGTTCATATGAACTTGTTTGCGCATACTGCTTTCTCATTTAGGTTGTAGTTGTTGTTCACTTTTGTCTTCTGTTTATTAGCCAAATTTACTTCTGTTGCCTTCTGTTTTGTTATTCTTACTTCTATTTTTTCGGTAGTAATGtacttttgtcttttttttcCAGGATTTGCTTCGAAATTGAGGAAATATAAGGTATTTATTCCTATGTTTCCCTAAttagttttcttaaaaaaaatgtccaacttaataacttatataattcacataataacttaaataacttaacaacttaacaactcacataatttacataatacatatatatatgtcataccatataacttaataacttatataattcacataataacttacataacttaataatttaacaactcacataatttacataacttaataattttaaaatatatcattccataacttacaaattaaatacaataattaacaACTCACATAACTTAATAAGTTATATCATAACTCACacaataacttacataacttaataacttatatatatgcataacttAATAACTCATATTATTTACATAACTTAATCATTGTAAAATATATCATTCCATAACGTACAAAgtaaatacaataattaataacatacataatacataacttttcaactattttatatgtgctgtttTATTTCAACTACtttatatgtgttgttattgttgtaattagttactaacttttcaactattttatgtgtattgcagataaaatgtcTAGAAGAAAATacgaatatgatgaagatgtttcagcaatcgcaacattcgccgtcatagtgtattgtataaatatttttatcattttaacttttaacatttttgtaaaaataatatgaattatattttatttattgataataatattattttattcatttaatttgaaatattatatagatttattgcttttggctggtttagattgggttgcttttgatttgttgctacaggatgactgaaaatatgaaaaattaaatttcacaaaaatcccaaaattagtggcgtttttaaaaaagcgccgctaaaggccaccaaacaatagcggcgtttgtgggagaagcgtcgctaaagaacatggcctttagcggcgttttcgggaaaagcgccgctaaagaacatgacctttagcggcattaACATCAGCGGCATTTTTTGCAGCTCTTTcaaaagcgccgcaaatacttttagcggcgctaaaggcctaaaaaacgccgctaaaaacctgttttggtgtagtgtaagTTTTCTTTAGATTCATTGTTCAAATTTAATTCTGTAACTTctcctaaattatttatttgttgttcTATTCTACTTACTTTATTATATAACTTATGAAAATATATAGAAGTAATATCTACTAAACTATTAAAACCCTTACTAAGAGTTGAAATATTGTTTTCATTTAATAGACTATTGTAAgacaaaataacaaatatatgggttttaagataaacaaacatgaaataaatagaaCTGAAAACAAGGGATAAGAACTTACAATGAATACTACGATATTATTTCTCCAAATATCATTATACTGACGCTCTGATATCAATTACAAAAGGATACGGGAGACAGTagataatattacaaatttacaaaataaaactaatttttaaactttttatgcaattaatataaattaacataattaaaatgattttaataattaaaatattataaaaaaaagtttaatctactatgaataataaagtttaaatttattttgtaatttttaattattaattaatgaaaagaaattaaatgtcgaatgttaatatatttttttcaattacgAATTGAAAAGCTCTAAAGGTTGAATTTACCTTTTTAATGGTAAGGTttagttttaaattattaaaattagcTCCTAAATATACTTAACAATTGAATTTGTAAACAAAAATGTACATGACTCTCAAGTAATATGATATTATTCTCATGAGAACTAATTTCTATAAACTATTCACTTTTATCTAATCTTAGATTAATAAGATAAATTCTAACTATAATTAAAACTAAaccaaacaaacaaagaaaagaattaaCTAAGTTAATGGTAATGAAAACTTTGGaatttacacatatcaataactTGGAAATCTATTTTTGGATAATAACCATAGAAATTTGCAGGCAGAATTAGTTAAATATGTtgaaaaccattttttttaagaaattaaactgttttttttatttttttgaaaatttatcaatttatgttGTTTTTGGAGAGCAAAAGGAAAACGCATCTTACAAGGTGTATTTTCACTGCCACGCTTTtccattttgttaaaattttttttttcttttttcttcttacggttggaaattaaaagtttgtagatttatttttgtttatatttgagATAGACATGATCATAGTTTTAAGGAATGTTTGAATTTACGATGGTGTCGTGGAGCTAGGTGACTTACAAATTTCATCTGCCATGTGAGTATGGAGCCATCTCCAGGGAAGTCAGATCGCGTTGCAACTCAAGGTCCCAGTTGACGGTAATTATACGGTCTAGGGTTGAAGTGTAACTAGGGCTTaaagtttacaaaggttatgctGTCAAAGGATGGAGCATAAATGGGGCCCCAGTTGGTAGTGGTTATGCGAGCACGACAACCAGTTTTTCCTCGTTAGAGGAGGATGTTTTATAAAACCCAAACAGAAGTATGAGGAAGAAAAACGCAGTGATGTTTTAGTATAatcaaatatttcattttatcCACGTCCACCAAAGACAATGACACCGTTATTATAACCTGTGACATAACTGGGGTATAACAGGTTTTACTAACAGGATCACTACCTTTGGTGGAGATGAACAACatgaattacttgattatactGGAAGGCCCTTGCGTTTATCTTCTTTGCACTTCCATTTGGGTTTTATAAAGCATGCTCCTTTAACGAGGTGAAACTGGTTGTTGTGCCTGGATAACCACCGTCAACTAGGGCCCCAATTATGCTCCATCATTTGACAACATAACCTTTGTAAAATTGAAGCCTTAGTTACACTTCAACCCAAGATGATATAATCACCATCAACTTGGACCTTGAGTTACAAAGTGATCCCGATTTCTTAGGTGATGGCTCCATACTCACACGTTAGGTGAACTTTGTAGGCTACCGAGCTTTATGACATCACTGTGAACCCAAACACCACTTAAAACTATGACTATGTCTCCCTCAAAGTGGGAGAGAAATAAAATCTTTAAACTCGAAAATTTTAAcacacaagaaaaagaaaaaaaaattaaaggagaCTGATATATGGGTGAGTAGAGgatgagaatgtgcatttatATAAAGGATGGGGTGGGGTAAAAAGGGAATTTTTTCATCTCAGAAATCTCGGGTTGCAGGGGCTTAGAAGCAATCAAGTTGGCTTAGGTGTAGATTGCATGACCTACGTTGGTGAAGTTTACAAACTTGAGCGCACGTATAATGTTTGGAAATCTGAGAAATTCTTTGCTTTCTCAAAATATTGTACTTAATAAATGGACGgagaaaaacttaaatgaaaaagtaacagaaataattctaaattttaaactCACAAAATGATATGGTACAAAGCaaaccaatttaataaatttgtttcgTATATTGTAAATAAGTGTATATTTGGGATGTAAAACAAATTATACAATTTCAGAAAATTACAAATAACATAATCATTAGCGTCCTGAATGTGTGCCCCAAGTAGGTGGGTGTCAAGAACGCTTAGGGTTTCATCGCACTATTTGGGTTGACGACTCCTCATCGACTTTGTCTTCATCTTCACGTGCATATTAAGGTTGATTGCCACGATCATCTCCTTCCTTTGTGGCTGACTAGGACCGTGTCCTAATTGCCCATCGTACATCCCCCTTGTTTGAGTCGGCGATTGTGAGGATGGCCCACCTTGATAGAACAATAACGCTAGGGGTGTTTGTGACATTACCAACGGATGTTTATATGGTGTTGCATGGGTTGCTTTTGAATAAAATGTGGGAATCGTTGATGATACCAGATGCGTTGGTGTTGCTAGAGCCATCAGCGTGTAATATGGTATGGTGGGTGGAGGTCGTGCGAAATATTCCCCTAGAGAAGGTGTTGATGTAGGGAATGATTGTGCATGTtgtggtgcttgtgtaaaataAACTGGTGCTGAATGTGTTAATGCATGGAATGATTGTACATGTTGTGTTGCTTATGTAAAATAAGCTAGAGTTTTAAGTGTTGATACAGGGAATGATTGTGTGTGATGTGATGCTTGTGTTAAATAAACTAGGTTAGAACCAAAAATAAATGAACCATACTGACTAGGAGGTTGCATGACAGTCGAGTCCTCCGTTGCAGATGGAGAAGATATTGATCCCTCCGCGACATCTTCTCCCGACCTAGGATTGATGGACCCTCACCTTGGTCTCCTACGATGACATTGCATACACATTTCTGAAGTCGGCAGTAGATACGACTTGTCATTATGCCTGAACCAATCCATGCAATCTAGAGATGTCACCAACTTCGGTGTGAGAAATGGTTCACGTATTGGCAAGTAATCGTACCTATGCTGTCAAATCTTGATATACTTCTTTTGGAATGTTAGTCAATCTTTCTTGAGTCTCTCCCACATGTTGATCTTGTGCAGGTCACCGAGTTTCTGGGGTGGCAACGAAATACGTTGCGTACACTAAAACTGTCACAACACTCGATCAGATTTATGCATCTCGACCATTTCAAAAACGATCAATGGCACTTTCAAATGCCAGATGTTGCGATTGGCAAAAAATTCAGCCGGGACGCATTCTTGAATCTCGGATCCGCATATGGCATACATACAAACTGAAGTgcgaatttataaattttagtacgtgcctaatatttaatttcaaatgttggaataaaaaaaactttgaaattcATAAACTATCCTCCTCTTGGGTTTGTTGATCTAAAGCTAGTCGAATATCCTTGAGCTCGGTCGGTATATCGCTATGTCTCGCGGGGCTGTTTCacttattcaaataatatgttatttcaaaattacaacAACGAAAAATAAAAACGGTAATTGTTATTTCATGGTTGAAATCGTAGCCACAGTTCCAAACACTACTTTAGCCACAGTTCCAAACACTACTTTAGCCACAGTTTCTATTTTGGAAAGCAAGTTCCTCCCCATTTCTACACTTAACAATATCATAAAAAACTTTGCATAACATGCATGAATTAGTCAAATTTTGCCTAAAATGAATTAATactctaaaaaaataatacacaaaTGGTATAAGAATTAACATATGAATAACTATAAAACaaatcattaacatataaaaacattataaatttataacacTTTTCAACACAAAAATAACACCAACGTAAATACAAACACAAcacaattatataaaattttattatagactatttggaaaaaaaaaaaaaaccctgtCCTCACTACATAACAATACAACAGATAGAGTCGTTCTGAAATTTTACGCAACACATAGCAAAAGCAGCAAAAAAGCAGAAAATAGCAGATTTATAGGTGTCAGCTTGTTTGAATGTGAAGGCAGTGGTGATGTCCTAGGGCTCGGTGCTTCGACAGCGGTAGCATTTTCCCTCGAGCATGTATAATTGCAGCGGCTCGGCGGCACAACTCGATAAACTCCACTGCTGGTTAACAAGTAGATGTCTTTGCTATTGTCCTGACCAAATGAGAAAATATAACCCAATGCTGGAAGGTCACTTCCTGGCACACTGCTGCATTGTAAAGGAGAGTCTCTTGCACAACCAAAACGAATCGTGCTCGTCGAAAAGTTGCCACTGTTTTCCGGGTCTTCAGTTGCTGCCCATATTGCACCTGAATACAAGTCTGCATACAGGTACCTGATATAAAAACACACAAGCATTAGCAAGAATTGTTCGCCTCGGCCTGCCTAAGATACGGAAAGACTGTCATCTATCTGGAAAGGCCAAAGTTC includes:
- the LOC107950854 gene encoding non-structural maintenance of chromosomes element 4 homolog A isoform X2 — encoded protein: MRRNVKKEKQTNKGDASAEPVRTKVAGVARDESANVESNQPNREEDATDRRVLRSKYLAVMTKISDAREEISNADSNKFNIIINEVDNLHQQVSKPREQVADAEALLGLANTLATSVDETGAEEQTDTDRNMAVMFEILRRKRQVKLESFILNRSSFAQTVENLFSLSFLVKDGRVEIVVHGSGSHIVSPKNAPAASSIASGEAAYSHFVFRFDFKDWKIKCLEENTNMMKMFQQSQHSPS
- the LOC107950854 gene encoding non-structural maintenance of chromosomes element 4 homolog B isoform X3, whose translation is MRRNVKKEKQTNKGDASAEPVRTKVAGVARDESANVESNQPNREEDATDRRVLRSKYLAVMTKISDAREEISNADSNKFNIIINEVDNLHQQVSKPREQVADAEALLGLANTLATSVKSISCEGISLADLFTVDETGAEEQTDTDRNMAVMFEILRRKRQVKLESFILNRSSFAQTVENLFSLSFLVKDGRVEIVVHGSGSHIVSPKNAPAASSIASGEAAYSHFVFRFDFKDWKDLLRN
- the LOC107950854 gene encoding non-structural maintenance of chromosomes element 4 homolog B isoform X1; the protein is MRRNVKKEKQTNKGDASAEPVRTKVAGVARDESANVESNQPNREEDATDRRVLRSKYLAVMTKISDAREEISNADSNKFNIIINEVDNLHQQVSKPREQVADAEALLGLANTLATSVKSISCEGISLADLFTVDETGAEEQTDTDRNMAVMFEILRRKRQVKLESFILNRSSFAQTVENLFSLSFLVKDGRVEIVVHGSGSHIVSPKNAPAASSIASGEAAYSHFVFRFDFKDWKIKCLEENTNMMKMFQQSQHSPS